A genomic segment from Pollutimonas thiosulfatoxidans encodes:
- the lolB gene encoding lipoprotein insertase outer membrane protein LolB produces MMLALTRFRAVACAVLAALLLAACATPTRHAQQADGPAFDRAGRFAVSVVYFNGKRDAVQGGFVWRDTGRELLLDLANPLGSTLARVQVLPGRAVLTRSNGQVEHADHPDALVEQALGSPIPVSGLRDWLRGRTGNDPVSDLRKDDGGNIASFTQNGWRVQLSRYDDQGPRLLQMNRNDANRAISARLVADGS; encoded by the coding sequence ATGATGCTCGCGCTGACCCGATTTCGCGCAGTCGCTTGCGCCGTGCTGGCCGCGCTTTTGCTTGCTGCATGTGCAACACCTACACGCCATGCCCAGCAGGCCGATGGGCCGGCGTTTGATCGTGCAGGACGCTTTGCTGTCAGCGTGGTTTATTTCAACGGCAAGCGCGATGCGGTGCAGGGCGGTTTTGTGTGGCGTGATACCGGCCGCGAACTGCTGCTGGACCTTGCCAACCCATTGGGCAGCACGCTGGCGCGCGTACAGGTATTGCCGGGCCGCGCCGTGCTGACGCGCAGCAACGGACAGGTCGAGCACGCGGATCATCCTGATGCGCTGGTCGAGCAGGCACTGGGTAGCCCCATACCGGTATCCGGCCTGCGCGACTGGTTGCGTGGCCGTACCGGTAATGATCCGGTCAGCGATCTGCGCAAGGACGATGGCGGGAATATCGCATCGTTTACGCAAAACGGCTGGCGCGTGCAGTTATCCCGCTACGACGACCAGGGCCCGCGCCTGTTGCAAATGAACCGCAACGACGCCAATCGCGCCATCAGTGCGCGCCTGGTCGCGGACGGCAGTTAA
- the ispE gene encoding 4-(cytidine 5'-diphospho)-2-C-methyl-D-erythritol kinase has translation MAALYDVPAPAKINLFLHVTGRRADGYHLLETVFRFIDLSDTLHFDARSDGRIVREGCAVEGLSPEDDLVVRAAHALQAATGTRQGCQVRYQKNIPSGAGLGGGSSDAASTLIALNRLWKTGLNRQQLMALALPLGADVPVFVHGQPAFATGIGEVLTPVQLPERSYLVVQPPQNVATARVFADSDLTRNSASLKIAVFADWQKINAPDLFGRNDLEPVVFARYPRVAALYQWLTQQGLTARMSGSGSCFFVEFVTMKQAQMCQQQIIGKIPSRESEAVAVVQQTWACQGLMDHPLRDWISS, from the coding sequence ATGGCGGCTTTATACGATGTGCCCGCGCCGGCCAAGATCAATCTCTTTCTGCATGTGACCGGTCGCCGTGCCGACGGCTATCACTTGCTGGAAACCGTCTTTCGCTTCATCGATCTCAGCGATACCTTGCATTTCGATGCGCGCAGCGATGGCCGGATCGTGCGTGAAGGCTGCGCTGTGGAGGGCTTGTCGCCCGAGGACGACCTGGTGGTGCGAGCGGCGCATGCCCTGCAGGCTGCGACCGGAACCCGCCAGGGGTGTCAGGTGCGATACCAAAAAAACATTCCGTCGGGCGCCGGCTTGGGGGGCGGCTCCAGCGATGCTGCCAGCACGCTGATTGCGCTTAACCGGCTATGGAAGACCGGTCTGAATCGCCAGCAACTAATGGCGCTGGCCTTGCCCCTGGGAGCGGATGTGCCGGTGTTTGTCCATGGCCAGCCCGCCTTCGCCACCGGCATAGGCGAGGTCCTGACGCCGGTGCAACTGCCCGAGCGCAGCTACCTTGTGGTGCAACCGCCGCAAAACGTAGCGACTGCCCGTGTATTTGCCGATAGCGATTTGACAAGAAACTCTGCTTCGCTCAAAATAGCGGTCTTTGCTGATTGGCAAAAAATCAACGCACCAGATTTATTTGGACGCAATGATTTGGAACCGGTCGTTTTTGCCAGATACCCACGCGTTGCCGCCCTTTACCAATGGCTGACACAGCAGGGTCTTACAGCAAGAATGAGTGGCTCGGGGTCGTGTTTTTTTGTCGAGTTTGTAACGATGAAACAGGCCCAGATGTGCCAACAGCAAATTATCGGTAAAATACCGAGTCGCGAAAGCGAAGCCGTAGCAGTAGTACAGCAAACCTGGGCTTGCCAAGGTCTGATGGACCACCCGCTACGGGACTGGATTAGCAGTTGA